A genomic stretch from Sander vitreus isolate 19-12246 chromosome 17, sanVit1, whole genome shotgun sequence includes:
- the LOC144532444 gene encoding homeobox protein Hox-D4b-like isoform X1: MNSLFPSNYPITSDINNPKCPLSLAGRRVTWPARPSVYLTAAGWLDARGGKRDRERGEKEKLVFSYQPRYKSIMESYVVSCKYAEPQFPPCEEDYSNFSDQGGYYNNPQDSGSYGRGYQPVQPPPPPYTPQQTDYHSLQGHHREDGEDHSQHQGTPFPGYRETNATGKESRFSVGDLQCQAWMTCAKPAQVQRKTACQGKDKPPIVVYPWMKKVHIAHVNPNHVGPEPKRLRTAYTRQQVLELEKEFHFSRYLTRRRRVEVAHTLCLSERQVKVWFQNRRMRWKKDNKLPNTKGRSKNKKATDNNNNNNSSSSSSSSSSSSDSNVEAAITV; this comes from the exons ATGAACAGTCTTTTTCCTTCAAATTATCCCATTACGTCTGACATAAACAACCCCAAGTGTCCTCTCTCATTGGCTGGCCGCAGGGTCACGTGGCCCGCGCGGCCGTCCGTCTATTTGACAGCCGCAGGATGGCTTGATGCCAGAGggggaaaaagagacagagagaggggagagaaagaaaaattaGTATTCTCCTACCAGCCTCGCTATAAATCAATCATGGAGTCCTACGTGGTGAGCTGTAAATATGCTGAGCCGCAGTTCCCGCCTTGTGAAGAAGATTACAGTAATTTTAGTGACCAAGGGGGGTATTACAACAACCCCCAGGACAGTGGTAGTTATGGAAGGGGCTATCAGCCCGTGCAGCCCCCTCCGCCTCCATACACACCACAACAAACCGACTATCACTCTTTGCAGGGCCACCACCGGGAGGATGGAGAGGACCACTCGCAGCACCAAGGTACTCCCTTCCCCGGATACAGAGAGACGAATGCCACCGGTAAGGAGTCGAGGTTCTCCGTCGGTGACCTGCAGTGCCAGGCCTGGATGACCTGTGCAAAGCCCGCTCAGGTGCAGAGGAAAACGGCCTGCCAGGGAAAAGACAAGCCGCCTATTGTTGTCTACCCGTGGATGAAGAAAGTGCACATCGCTCATG ttaatCCGAACCACGTGGGCCCGGAGCCAAAGCGACTACGGACGGCCTACACACGCCAGCAGGTTCTGGAGCTCGAGAAGGAGTTCCATTTTAGCCGCTACCTCACGCGCCGCCGCCGGGTCGAGGTGGCCCACACGCTCTGCCTATCCGAGCGGCAGGTGAAGGTGTGGTTCCAGAACCGACGCATGCGCTGGAAGAAAGACAACAAGCTGCCGAACACCAAAGGAAGGAGCAAAAACAAGAAGGCAACggacaacaataacaacaacaacagcagcagcagcagcagcagcagcagcagcagcagcgataGTAACGTGGAGGCGGCGATAACTGTCTGA